In one Deinococcus humi genomic region, the following are encoded:
- a CDS encoding tetratricopeptide repeat-containing diguanylate cyclase: MTASRSLASLSAFTHNPQEELLQLLSEADHQKYANASQAESLATRAHVLAISLGDERSQAVALTILGACAFYQSAYNAALEHQFQARELSQGRFPDVELRVTNGLSVLHHQLGDYAQAMTYALESLELVHLLGDIAGEARVLSNMGNMHWEIQEYDRALELHVQARERLQELSQVHWTPAVRAQGVIIRLNTAVAAFHLKQYQHTLQQSVEILAQCQELQLHQPEAILRTYRALTFLELGESELAEQECEHALTFHRAGGDRDHEAMTLIARGRLQLQLGQTNQAIVDLQQALLLARDLQLRLRESEAHRWLSAALEQSRAFDDALQHFKAFYLLQQDLHDLTMDRKTKILTVQAKVVSLQREAALERDRRAALEQINDDLRRTEENVRHLAHHDELTGLPNRKLLMERLGQALKIARRTNARHGVMFIDLDGFKRVNDTLGHSSGDVMLQEVAARLRCLLRDSDTLARMAGDEFVVLAHDITDSMDLQMIANRIVEALQVPFAIAGVAVQVGASVGYACYPEHATELDGLLHCADTAMYQAKRQGKNQACAYRP, from the coding sequence ATGACAGCGTCCCGATCTCTCGCCTCACTATCGGCGTTCACGCACAACCCCCAGGAGGAGCTGCTGCAGCTCCTCAGTGAGGCAGACCACCAGAAGTACGCCAACGCTTCCCAGGCGGAAAGTCTGGCGACACGCGCCCATGTGCTGGCGATCAGCCTGGGTGACGAGCGGTCCCAGGCTGTCGCACTGACCATCCTCGGCGCCTGCGCCTTCTATCAATCCGCCTATAACGCTGCTCTCGAACATCAATTCCAGGCCCGTGAACTCAGTCAGGGCCGGTTTCCGGATGTCGAGCTCCGCGTCACCAATGGTCTGAGCGTTCTGCACCATCAGCTGGGGGACTACGCACAGGCGATGACGTACGCGCTGGAAAGTCTGGAGCTGGTGCATCTCCTCGGGGACATCGCCGGCGAAGCCCGTGTGCTCAGCAACATGGGCAACATGCACTGGGAAATTCAGGAGTACGACCGGGCCCTGGAACTGCACGTCCAGGCACGTGAGCGGCTTCAGGAGCTTTCCCAGGTCCACTGGACCCCTGCGGTGAGGGCGCAGGGAGTCATTATTCGGCTGAATACTGCCGTCGCCGCCTTCCACCTGAAGCAGTACCAACACACCCTTCAGCAGAGCGTGGAGATTCTCGCGCAATGCCAGGAACTGCAACTCCACCAGCCTGAAGCGATCCTCCGGACCTACCGGGCCCTGACCTTCCTGGAGCTGGGTGAGTCTGAGCTGGCCGAGCAGGAATGCGAGCACGCGCTGACGTTTCACCGCGCTGGTGGTGACCGGGACCATGAAGCCATGACGCTGATCGCCCGTGGCCGCTTGCAACTGCAGCTTGGACAGACGAATCAGGCGATTGTTGACCTGCAGCAGGCGTTACTCCTCGCGCGTGACCTTCAGCTTCGCCTCAGGGAAAGCGAGGCGCACCGGTGGCTGTCTGCCGCCCTGGAGCAGAGCCGGGCTTTCGATGACGCCCTGCAGCATTTCAAGGCGTTCTATCTGTTGCAGCAGGATCTGCATGACCTCACCATGGATCGCAAGACCAAGATTCTGACCGTTCAGGCGAAGGTGGTTTCCCTCCAACGCGAAGCCGCGCTGGAAAGAGACCGGCGGGCCGCACTTGAGCAGATCAACGATGACCTGCGCCGGACTGAGGAGAATGTCCGGCACCTTGCCCATCACGATGAACTCACTGGCCTTCCCAACCGCAAACTGCTGATGGAACGTCTGGGGCAGGCGTTGAAAATTGCGCGCCGCACAAACGCGCGACATGGGGTCATGTTTATTGATCTGGACGGGTTCAAACGGGTCAATGACACGCTGGGGCATTCCTCGGGAGACGTGATGTTGCAGGAAGTGGCCGCGCGTCTGCGGTGCCTGTTGCGGGACTCAGATACCCTGGCCCGCATGGCCGGGGATGAGTTTGTGGTGCTGGCGCACGACATTACGGATTCCATGGATTTGCAGATGATTGCCAACCGAATCGTGGAGGCGCTGCAAGTGCCATTTGCAATCGCGGGGGTGGCTGTTCAGGTGGGGGCGAGCGTGGGGTACGCCTGTTATCCAGAACACGCAACGGAGTTGGATGGTCTGCTCCATTGTGCGGATACAGCCATGTATCAGGCGAAACGCCAGGGAAAAAACCAAGCCTGCGCCTACAGACCTTGA
- a CDS encoding phosphoribosyltransferase translates to MFQDRRDAGRQLVGQLGHYRNQPDVVVLALPRGGVPVAYEVAEALHAPLDVLIVRKIGMPGHEEFAIGAIASGGTRVMNTQVVEGYRVPEAAIEAIAEKEKRELERRERSYRNGRPPLALQGKTVLLVDDGLATGASMRAAVQAIRQFEPAKIVVAVPLASPDTCEEFRTGVDEVVCAVTPVPFYAVGQGYVDFSQTTDEEVHRLLRRAVGQKGAGT, encoded by the coding sequence ATGTTTCAGGATCGCCGGGATGCTGGACGACAACTGGTCGGACAGCTTGGGCACTACCGCAATCAGCCAGATGTGGTGGTACTCGCCCTGCCGCGTGGGGGTGTCCCCGTGGCTTACGAGGTAGCCGAGGCCCTGCACGCACCGCTCGACGTGTTAATCGTGCGGAAGATCGGCATGCCGGGGCACGAGGAATTCGCCATTGGGGCCATCGCTTCCGGCGGTACCCGTGTCATGAATACGCAGGTGGTGGAGGGCTACCGGGTGCCAGAGGCAGCCATTGAGGCCATAGCCGAAAAGGAAAAGCGGGAACTGGAACGGCGTGAACGGTCATACCGAAATGGGCGCCCTCCGCTGGCGCTGCAAGGCAAGACGGTGCTGCTGGTGGACGACGGGCTGGCAACAGGGGCCTCCATGCGTGCCGCCGTGCAGGCCATCAGGCAGTTCGAGCCAGCGAAGATCGTCGTCGCCGTGCCCCTCGCTTCCCCGGACACCTGCGAGGAGTTCCGCACAGGAGTGGACGAGGTGGTCTGCGCGGTCACGCCAGTCCCGTTCTACGCGGTGGGACAGGGCTACGTGGACTTCAGTCAGACCACCGACGAGGAAGTTCATAGGCTGTTAAGACGCGCGGTAGGACAGAAAGGAGCGGGCACATGA
- a CDS encoding erythromycin esterase family protein, producing MTNVHSLTDAVRAAARPLDGNSDDYDVLLDHIGEARFVLLGEASHGTHEFYRERARITRRLIEEKGFTAVAVEADWPDAYRVNRYVRGQGQDRSAPEALSDFQRFPRWMWRNVDVQDLVEWLREHNAHYPDRMAGFYGIDLYSLHRSMAAVVEYLEGVDPEAAQRARQRYSCFEPYGQDPQQYGMATAYGIEEPCEDEAAAQLVELRRRENELIQDGILAEDEHFYAEQNARLALNAERYYREMFRGRQDTWNLRDTHMADTIDALAQHHREQGSQAKIVVWAHNSHLGDARATEVNWQQGQQNVGQYMRERHPGETYIIGFSTFQGEVTAADDWNTPAKRKRVRPAVPESHEELLHGVGIPNFWLDLREPNAATTGLCEERLQRFIGVIYRPQTERGSHYYHARLSEQYDALLYFDHTHALVPLDKTSGWEAGE from the coding sequence ATGACAAATGTCCACAGCTTGACAGATGCCGTCAGGGCCGCCGCACGGCCCCTGGACGGGAATTCAGACGACTATGACGTCCTCCTTGACCACATCGGCGAGGCGCGCTTTGTCCTGCTTGGAGAGGCCTCGCACGGCACCCACGAGTTCTACCGCGAGCGCGCCCGGATCACCCGGCGTCTCATTGAGGAGAAGGGCTTCACGGCAGTTGCCGTCGAGGCCGACTGGCCGGATGCTTACCGGGTCAATCGCTATGTACGCGGTCAGGGCCAGGATCGGAGCGCGCCAGAGGCTCTTTCGGACTTCCAGCGTTTTCCCCGCTGGATGTGGCGGAACGTGGACGTGCAGGACCTCGTGGAATGGCTGCGTGAGCATAACGCGCACTACCCGGACCGGATGGCAGGTTTCTACGGGATTGATCTGTACAGCCTGCACCGCTCGATGGCTGCCGTGGTCGAGTACCTAGAGGGCGTGGACCCGGAGGCGGCGCAGCGTGCCCGACAACGCTACAGCTGTTTCGAGCCCTACGGTCAGGATCCGCAGCAGTACGGCATGGCCACGGCCTACGGCATTGAGGAACCCTGTGAGGACGAGGCGGCGGCGCAACTTGTGGAACTTCGGCGGCGGGAGAACGAGTTGATTCAGGACGGCATCCTTGCCGAGGACGAACACTTCTACGCGGAGCAGAATGCCCGCCTTGCGCTGAACGCCGAGCGCTACTACCGCGAGATGTTTCGCGGGCGGCAGGACACCTGGAACCTGCGTGACACGCACATGGCCGACACCATCGATGCCCTCGCGCAGCACCACCGGGAGCAGGGCAGCCAGGCGAAGATCGTGGTATGGGCGCACAACTCTCACCTGGGCGATGCCCGCGCGACCGAGGTGAACTGGCAGCAGGGCCAGCAGAACGTGGGGCAATACATGCGCGAACGCCACCCTGGCGAAACGTACATCATCGGGTTCAGCACCTTTCAGGGAGAGGTGACCGCCGCTGACGACTGGAATACACCGGCAAAACGCAAGCGGGTTCGTCCGGCTGTGCCAGAGAGTCACGAGGAACTGTTGCATGGGGTGGGCATCCCGAACTTCTGGCTGGATCTGCGCGAGCCGAACGCAGCCACCACAGGCTTGTGTGAGGAACGCCTTCAACGCTTCATCGGCGTGATCTACCGGCCCCAGACGGAGCGCGGCAGCCACTATTACCATGCCCGGCTGAGCGAACAGTACGACGCGCTCCTGTACTTCGATCACACGCACGCCCTGGTGCCCCTCGACAAAACCAGTGGCTGGGAAGCCGGTGAATAG
- a CDS encoding Gfo/Idh/MocA family protein, whose translation MTNSVRVGVIGLGAIGLNLLRAFAANAEVQVTAVCDVDAALVETTARPFAASAWTDHRRMLDEVDLDLVYVAVPPRHHHAIALDVIAAGRHILCEKPLALTLSEAQDMQRAAQEMGVVHALNLPLHGDSGIETFHRLVQNGGLGALRRAELNLVFPQWPRGWQQNPWIGGREQGGPIREVGPHLLHVILSTLGPVARVWAHTEYPANDPDACEMAALGTLELANGLLVVVSCLTNVPRPEQVSLTVYGSTGTAGLVNWATPVAALGQAPLESVPVERAQEAAGTRLVRALVERVRGTASESDLVDFTMGVRIQAVLEAWEGSSFAGTWVDVVQA comes from the coding sequence ATGACCAACTCCGTTCGAGTGGGCGTGATCGGCCTCGGCGCCATCGGCCTGAATTTGCTCAGGGCCTTCGCGGCCAATGCCGAGGTGCAGGTGACGGCGGTGTGCGACGTGGACGCCGCTCTCGTTGAGACGACTGCTCGACCGTTTGCCGCCTCGGCCTGGACCGACCACCGTCGGATGCTCGACGAGGTTGACCTGGATCTCGTGTATGTGGCCGTGCCGCCAAGGCACCATCACGCCATTGCCCTGGACGTCATTGCGGCGGGGCGACACATTCTGTGCGAGAAACCGCTCGCCCTGACGCTGAGCGAAGCGCAGGACATGCAACGTGCAGCGCAGGAGATGGGCGTCGTTCACGCTTTGAATCTGCCGTTACACGGTGACTCTGGGATCGAGACCTTTCACCGTCTCGTTCAGAATGGTGGCCTCGGGGCTCTCCGCCGCGCCGAACTGAACCTGGTTTTTCCGCAGTGGCCGCGAGGATGGCAGCAAAACCCTTGGATCGGCGGTCGGGAGCAGGGCGGACCGATCCGTGAGGTGGGGCCGCACCTGTTGCACGTCATCCTGAGCACACTTGGTCCGGTCGCGCGGGTGTGGGCCCACACCGAGTACCCCGCCAACGATCCAGACGCCTGTGAAATGGCCGCCCTCGGGACGCTCGAGCTCGCAAATGGCTTACTGGTCGTCGTGTCGTGCTTGACGAACGTGCCCCGTCCAGAACAGGTCAGCTTGACCGTGTACGGCTCAACGGGCACCGCCGGACTGGTGAACTGGGCAACACCGGTGGCGGCGCTGGGTCAGGCACCGCTCGAATCCGTGCCAGTCGAGAGAGCGCAGGAGGCGGCGGGGACTCGGCTGGTTCGGGCGCTCGTGGAACGTGTGCGCGGCACCGCTAGTGAATCAGATCTGGTCGACTTCACCATGGGAGTCCGCATTCAAGCTGTCCTGGAAGCCTGGGAGGGTTCATCGTTTGCAGGAACCTGGGTGGATGTTGTGCAAGCGTGA